Proteins encoded in a region of the Elaeis guineensis isolate ETL-2024a chromosome 7, EG11, whole genome shotgun sequence genome:
- the LOC105048656 gene encoding transport inhibitor response 1-like protein: MSEDEEDERGGGGEGKRWSPDLVGGRGGGSGGGDPPPFSDQVLENVLENVIQFLDSRRDRNAASLVCRSWCRAEAQTRRDLFIGNCYAVSPARAVERFRRVRALVLKGKPRFADFNLVPPRWGAGFYPWLAALVPAYPWLERLCLKRMFVSDDDLFLLAKSFPSFRDLTLICCDGFGTAGLAAIAEHCRHLRVLDLIENDVEEEMVDWVSRFSTTSLESLVFDCVGCAVDLDALEALVARSPSLRRLRVNQHVSVAHLRRLMARAPQLTHLGTGSFGDGGGGGGEMEVADLRAAFAASRSLVCLSGFRDLAPEYLPAIYPVCANLTSLNLSFADITADQLMPVIIRCHNLQTFWVLDTVGDEGLRLVAATCKDLRELRVFPLDASEDSEGSVSDVGLTAISQGCRNLRSILYFCQRMTNAAVATMSENCQELVVFRLCIMGRHRPDYVTREPMDEGFGAIVMNCKKLTRLAVSGLLTDRAFGYIGKYGKLLRTLSVAFAGNTDLALRYVLEGCPKLQKLEIRDSPFGDAGLLSGIHHYYNMRFLWMNSCKLSIRGCKEVARRLPHLVVEVIRDKLEEDDVEAVEKLYLYRSLAGRRDDAPPFVEIL; this comes from the exons ATGTCAGAGGACGAGGAGGACgagaggggaggaggaggagaagggaagCGGTGGTCCCCGGATCTCGTCGGCGGCCGCGGAGGAGGAAGCGGGGGCGGCGACCCTCCGCCGTTCTCCGACCAGGTCCTGGAGAACGTCCTCGAGAACGTTATCCAGTTTCTGGACTCTCGCCGGGACCGGAACGCGGCCTCCCTGGTGTGCCGGTCCTGGTGCCGCGCCGAGGCACAGACCCGGCGCGACCTCTTCATTGGCAACTGCTACGCCGTCTCCCCCGCCCGCGCCGTCGAGCGGTTCCGCCGCGTCCGGGCGCTCGTCCTCAAGGGCAAGCCCCGCTTCGCCGACTTCAACCTCGTCCCTCCCAGGTGGGGCGCCGGCTTCTACCCCTGGCTCGCCGCCCTCGTCCCCGCCTACCCCTGGCTCGAGCGCCTCTGCCTCAAGCGGATGTTCGTCTCCGACGACGACCTCTTCCTCCTCGCCAAATCTTTCCCCTCCTTCCGCGACCTCACCCTCATCTGCTGCGATGGCTTCGGTACCGCCGGCCTCGCCGCCATCGCCGAGCACTGCAG GCACCTCCGAGTGCTGGATCTGATAGAGAACGACGTGGAGGAGGAGATGGTGGACTGGGTATCGAGATTCTCGACGACGAGCTTGGAGTCTCTCGTCTTCGACTGTGTGGGATGCGCGGTGGACTTGGATGCCTTGGAGGCGCTCGTGGCCCGCTCCCCCTCCCTCCGGAGGCTGCGGGTGAACCAGCACGTCTCCGTCGCCCATCTCCGCCGCCTCATGGCGCGTGCGCCGCAGCTCACCCACCTCGGCACCGGGTCCTTCGGGGACGGCGGTGGCGGGGGAGGGGAGATGGAGGTGGCCGACCTGAGGGCGGCCTTCGCCGCCTCCAGGTCGCTGGTGTGCCTCTCGGGATTCCGCGACCTCGCCCCGGAGTACCTCCCTGCCATCTACCCTGTTTGTGCCAACCTCACTTCTCTCAACCTCAGCTTCGCCGATATCACCGCCGATCAGCTCATGCCGGTCATTATTCGTTGCCACAATCTCCAGACTTTCTGG GTTCTTGACACCGTTGGTGATGAAGGCCTTCGGCTGGTGGCTGCGACGTGCAAGGACCTCCGCGAGCTCCGGGTATTCCCTTTGGATGCCTCGGAGGACTCCGAGGGCTCTGTTTCGGATGTCGGTCTGACTGCGATCTCGCAGGGATGTCGGAATCTCCGGTCGATTCTTTACTTCTGCCAAAGAATGACCAATGCCGCTGTGGCGACCATGTCCGAGAATTGCCAGGAGCTGGTCGTGTTCCGCCTCTGTATCATGGGCCGCCACCGCCCTGATTACGTCACCAGGGAACCCATGGATGAGGGATTCGGGGCCATCGTCATGAACTGCAAGAAGCTCACCAGGCTTGCCGTGTCTGGCCTGCTGACCGACAGGGCGTTTGGATACATTGGAAAGTATGGGAAGTTGTTGAGGACCCTTTCGGTGGCCTTCGCAGGGAACACCGACTTGGCTCTGAGGTACGTGCTCGAAGGGTGCCCCAAGTTGCAGAAGCTTGAGATCAGGGACAGCCCTTTTGGGGATGCAGGTCTTCTCTCTGGGATTCACCATTACTATAACATGAGGTTCTTGTGGATGAATTCTTGTAAGCTTTCGATTAGGGGTTGCAAGGAAGTAGCGCGGAGGCTACCTCACTTGGTGGTGGAAGTGATCAGGGATAAACTTGAGGAAGATGATGTCGAGGCTGTCGAGAAGTTATACTTGTACCGGTCTCTTGCAGGGCGTAGGGATGATGCACCTCCATTTGTGGAGATTTTATAA